A genomic stretch from Podospora pseudoanserina strain CBS 124.78 chromosome 3, whole genome shotgun sequence includes:
- a CDS encoding hypothetical protein (EggNog:ENOG503P59I): protein MANLTIESRQFERDLRHSAKERKRVKDHNTKWQHGSRFLSGVVTEGFWDQVKPVKYSNDAHIAKMKPDKRYVDRYHFARKPTVGQNIVKGRSNWYTPDSVIKNNLAKNINAADLNDVNASTIPTLAPQDDVLYSFDRHDSPDRPVTLEVFVKARNTQKETEKLVEKEYEVVDGNGEAVKGRKAKKVLRSGTSERREENEPVVVEGGFELV, encoded by the exons ATGGCCAACCTCACCATTGAGTCCCGCCAGTTCGAGCGCGATCTCCGCCACAGCGCCAAGGAGCGAAAGCGCGTCAAGGACCACAATACCAAGTGGCAGCATGGCAGCCGCTTCCTCTCTGGTGTGGTGACTGAGGGCTTCTGGGACCAGGTCAAGCCTGTCAAGTACTCCAACGATGCTCACATTGCCAAGATGAAGCCAGACAAGAGATATGTTGATCG CTACCACTTCGCCCGCAAACCCACCGTCGGACAGAACATTGTCAAGGGCCGCTCCAACTGGTACACTCCCGACTCGGTCATCAAgaacaacctcgccaaaaacATCAACGCTGCTGACCTTAACGACGTCAACGCTTCTACTATTCCGACTTTAGCTCCACAAGACGATGTACTGTACTCGTTTGACAGGCATGACTCTCCCGACCGGCCGGTGACGCTGGAGGTTTTTGTCAAGGCTAGGAACACGCAGAAGGAGACGGAGaagctggtggagaaggaatatgaggttgtggatgggaacggggaggcggtgaaggggaggaaggcgaagaaggtgttGCGGAGCGGGACGAGTGAGAGACGGGAGGAGAATgagccggtggtggtggagggggggtttgagcTTGTTTAA
- the CWC26 gene encoding Pre-mRNA-splicing factor cwc26 (EggNog:ENOG503NZXD; COG:S; BUSCO:EOG092658NW), which translates to MPTDKATYLATHYLTADPPKSTTTSSSSTSKKRKRSSKTAAAPVAQINNLLIHDSDDESTWANPNPNPDSDSDGDTPMTIAGHTSEFRKSKKSAWSTVGTAVLPTTVKKRDDSDNIADAVLAAAKNDAAALGHDSDDGSEEVDDDPRQVKMSNGMRPGLQSAKSITEQLARKTEEEKRELERLTKAMEEAKKAKEGKEEEDEVVLRDATGRRIDVSLRRAQARREMLERERAEQEKEALLKGEVQAREAEMRRERLEGAKLMTLARGKDDEEINREQREEGRWNDPMALFLEGDKGGKGGKKRGKGRPVYQGPAEPNRYGIRPGYRWDGVDRGNGWEKERFRILNRKEMVKGLEYAWQMDE; encoded by the coding sequence ATGCCAACAGACAAAGCAACCTACCTAGCAACCCACTACCTAACCGCCGacccccccaaatccaccaccacctcttccagctccacctccaaaaaaCGAAAACGCTCCTCCAAGACAGCCGCCGCCCCCGTCGCCCaaatcaacaacctcctcatccacgaCTCCGATGACGAATCCACCTgggccaaccccaacccaaaccccgactccgactccgacGGTGACACCCCCATGACCATCGCCGGGCACACCTCTGAATTCCGCAAGTCCAAAAAATCCGCCTGGTCCACCGTCGGCACCGccgtcctccccaccacagTCAAGAAACGTGACGATTCCGACAACATTGCAGATGCCGTCCTCGCAGCCGCGAAGAatgatgctgctgccttGGGTCATGACTCTGATGACGGttcggaggaggtggatgacgACCCAAGACAGGTAAAAATGTCAAATGGCATGCGCCCGGGGTTGCAGTCTGCAAAGTCGATAACGGAGCAACTTGCCAGAAagacagaggaggagaagagagagttggagaggttgaccaaggcgatggaggaggcgaaaaAAGCTaaagaggggaaggaagaggaggatgaggttgttttGCGGGATGCTAccgggaggaggattgaTGTCAGCTTGAGGAGGGCGCAGGCACGaagggagatgttggagagagaaagggctgagcaggagaaggaggcgcttttgaagggggaggtgcaggctagggaggcggagatgaggagggagaggttggagggggcgaAGTTGATGACGCTTGCGAGGGggaaggatgatgaggagattAATcgggagcagagggaggaggggaggtggaacgATCCCATGGCGctgtttttggagggggataaGGGCGgtaagggggggaagaaaaggggtaaGGGGAGGCCGGTGTATCAAGGGCCGGCGGAACCGAATCGATATGGGATAAGGCCGGGGTATaggtgggatggggttgataGGGGAAAtgggtgggagaaggagaggtttaGGATACTGAATaggaaggagatggtgaaggggttggagtaTGCTTGGCAGATGGATGAGTAG
- a CDS encoding hypothetical protein (EggNog:ENOG503PZHG), translating to MPWGAEIDASESVSDSNDEGGVLDHSDEGEGHQDNNNTQHLAKRRRMGDNHLHPSMEGNGNVAPVAGMGGGGVVDPSLGGGGGGGGGGGNDGRVPHFKPGLPDPDDKGENDCFFEDCQTRAGGNQYFIKHLMDKHGLIRGDQGRQEGGRRKAPKYLAVCPTNWPFNYGTSSSCGPCSDITTLLNVVGEHNHESPAICSFCWTYFGDRAGLAAHINQGPCRSNEGFSRKLTLIRHMFATALRIPDGPELAKQSEGQRRAHAEAERAARAEKYAAEQLAEQEWRNQQQAQRRQRQQRGGSPPMVAAPAPAVQAVVVGNNRRRTTGAVANGALQGQQQQQVVQQPGFHGSPMGQQFAISAGGIDGLPGLAQQAAGVSPGAAPDYVVPAATAEAMARSIERLSGIIGDLTATNSQLLQELRSRDQHISNRDIQIRSREERINALSAENKKLSAEVARLTAIASGQLGIDGAGGVVMGGDSGLDQGEPMEDAEEV from the exons ATGCCCTGGGGCGCAGAGATTGACGCGTCCGAATCCGTCTCTGATTCGAACGACGAAGGGGGTGTTCTGGATCATtcggatgagggggagggtcaTCAAGACAATAATAATACCCAGCATTTGGCCAAACGGAGACGTATGGGAGATaatcatcttcatccatccatggaggggaatgggaatgTAGCTCCTGTTgctgggatgggaggagggggggttgttgatccgagtttgggtggtggtggtggtggaggaggaggaggagggaatgATGGAAGGGTGCCTCATTTCAAGCCTGGGTTACCTGATCCTGACGATAAGGGGGAGAATGACTGTTTTTTTGAGGATTGCCAGACCAGAGCGGGGGGGAATCAATATTTTAT CAAGCACCTGATGGACAAGCACGGCCTTATCAGGGGTGACCAAGGGCGTCAAGAAGGCGGACGAAGGAAGGCGCCCAAATATCTGGCCGTATGCCCTACCAACTGGCCGTTTAATTACGGCACCAGCTCGTCATGTGGGCCTTGTTCCGATATCACCACACTGCTCAACGTCGTGGGAGAGCACAACCACGAGTCGCCCGCCATCTGCTCCTTCTGTTGGACTTATTTTGGAGATAGGGCAGGGCTTGCCGCGCACATCAACCAGGGCCCTTGTCGGAGTAACGAGGGATTTAGCAGAAAGCTGACTCTGATCAGGCACATGTTTGCTACCGCCCTGAGAATACCGGACGGCCCTGAGTTGGCGAAGCAGTCGGAAGGACAGAGGAGGGCCCATGCAGAAgcggagagggcggcgagggcggagaaaTACGCCGCGGAACAGTTGGCGGAGCAGGAGTGGAGGAATCAGCAGCAGGCGCAGAGGAGGCAAAGGCAGCAGAGGGGAGGGTCGCCTCCGATGGTGGCTgctccggcgccggcggtgcaggcggttgtggtggggaacaacaggaggaggactACTGGGGCGGTTGCAAATGGTGCTCTAcagggacagcagcagcagcaagtgGTCCAACAGCCAGGCTTTCATGGGAGTCCCATGGGCCAGCAGTTTGCTATCTCGGCGGGGGGAATTGATGGGTTGCCTGGGTTAGCTCAACAAGCGGCCGGAGTCTCACCGGGCGCGGCGCCGGACTATGTGGTGCCTGCGGCCACGGCGGaggcgatggcgaggagtATCGAACGGCTTTCTGGTATCATAGGGGACCTCACGGCGACGAACTCGCAACTATTGCAGGAATTGCGGTCACGGGACCAGCACATATCCAACCGGGACATACAAATTCGGAGCAGGGAGGAACGGATCAACGCGTTGTCGGCTGAAAACAAGAAGCTCTCGGCTGAGGTGGCAAGGCTCACGGCCATCGCAAGCGGACAGTTGGGTATTGATGGCGCCGGTGGTGTGGTTATGGGCGGCGACAGTGGTTTGGACCAGGGCGAGCCGATGGAggacgccgaggaggtttaa
- a CDS encoding hypothetical protein (EggNog:ENOG503P03E; COG:K), protein MPVIPEMEEYVNWDMAALPTTGEGLDFASSSANMATVPALGAAGATEHLQDLDLALENAEGDDFSFWALEHFENNISPTLDGTLDANTCIGLKGLDRTGPFEEDLDLPDVPCTNCQLGGYQCKRIPEGQYKGYCTSCIALCSECSFAETTGAGRAVGFPSNPWPIMGDHPMGIPQEEAHAGAALSGSQPAAATENTTSEPARATSKTRTGVRFSREELKILKNWLSTHSRHPYPTEEEKEMLQKQTGLSKTQITNWLANTRRRNKNAVAQRSTSPGVRTWTKPIDIAGRRGAASFELMNPLQRWQVSPPENEPASVTAIQRAISTSSTLQSGLSSPYSSVHFTDDGSGRSICDSAISSANTSHSSGSFASAYSYGSRGSLGSGGSSMHRGRRRRRRKAAAPAAANMTNSTPLRQPLKTFQCTFCTETFRTKHDWQRHEKSLHLSLERWVCSPDGPVTFNAESDQMQCVFCGHANPDEAHIDSHNHSACQERALAERTFYRKDHLRQHLKLVHDAAYRSQSMDGWKVTTPEIRSRCGFCGIVMDTWSFRTDHLAEHFKRGKSMADWKGDWGFEDKVLDMVENSIPPFLIHDERNSPDPFEASQPPFAAKNAYELIKAELRAYIDDRPQGQEAPSDGELLSVVRALLEKTRIISRPCVGSTGSWLQDLLLAAPSDRPTRPSYKSSLQQLKITGKGDIFELDPLELELEVYVKARRLLGLTAMDRELQSEAVNIIRRMDESSSDPSSDIVQFFTRLIYASTSWLTCFRARAHLPRSEDVVDVPQRSKDPKKIDAGIHNPSRLEFELAEYVREQRSLFGEGFVPSDDDLQKRARVIIFEYDDGWNQTAADDAVWLAAFKNRHVFGNGTNDSSAYVPLDLSHESMFPNPLQLQLDVSDPAGRTRIPSISNSSSSRSWSGSGSGSGSTSTPSPPAGFRANLLGDVNCYQRLARELKKYVTSAMSPNNPNCHVPTDEELQHQARWIIYEDDDPWNTTCAENAEWLRRFKRDSGILTDPSLPGLPLSTLSWNISQGGSGFAPPYTIPPPPLPSTSSTSDILVRLREGSKPFPAQTKTVDRFVKNIKGRWEEPAKVFCSRELEKGLADWVMGLGYVPSDGEMSQKAKEVMGTEKTAADDAVLVGKFRDMMAARLQQSNQTQYHQGLDLGMMDMSSTNTAGLTSGELDDLLLQGMDFDFTDLGGGGGFDGNLVGFEGIDLLMPQRSSGGQQQQQQQMF, encoded by the exons ATGCCAGTGATACCAGAAATGGAGGAATATGTCAACTGGGATATGGCTGCCCTCCCAACTACCGGGGAGGGCCTGGACTTTGCTTCTTCGtcagccaacatggccacCGTGCCTGCTCTTGGAGCAGCTGGAGCCACTGAACATCTCCAGGACCTCGATCTCGCCCTGGAGAATGCAGAGGGGGATGACTTCTCCTTTTGGGCATTGGAGCACTTTGAGAACAACATCTCGCCTACACTCGACGGGACGCTAGACGCAAACACTTGCATTGGCCTTAAAGGTCTCGACAGAACCGGGCCGTTCGAAGAAGATCTGGACCTCCCCGACGTCCCGTGCACCAACTGTCAGCTTGGAGGCTATCAGTGCAAGCGTATTCCAGAGGGTCAGTACAAGGGCTATTGCACCAGCTGCATTGCGCTGTGTTCTGAATGCAGCTTTGCCGAGACCACCGGTGCTGGCCGCGCCGTCGGCTTCCCTTCCAATCCTTGGCCCATCATGGGCGACCACCCTATGGGTATCCCGCAAGAGGAAGCCCATGCTGGGGCTGCCCTGAGCGGAAGCCAGCCTGCTGCCGCAACCGAGAACACCACGTCTGAACCTGCTCGGGCAACCTCCAAGACCAGGACTGGTGTTCGGTTCTCCAGAGAAGAACTGAAGATCCTAAAGAACTGGCTCTCGACTCACAGCAGGCATCCTTATCCTaccgaagaggagaaggagatgttACAGAAGCAGACAGGTCTTAGCAAGACCCAGATCACCAACTGGCTTGCCAACACCCGCCGCAGAAACAAGAACGCTGTTGCCCAGCGGTCCACCTCACCGGGCGTGAGGACGTGGACCAAACCTATCGACATTGCCGGAAGACGAGGTGCCGCGTCTTTCGAGCTCATGAATCCCCTTCAGCGTTGGCAGGTATCTCCGCCGGAAAATGAACCGGCCTCCGTCACAGCTATTCAACGTGCCATCAGCACGTCTTCGACCCTGCAGTCGGGCCTCAGCAGCCCTTACAGCAGTGTCCACTTCACCGACGATGGGTCAGGCAGATCGATCTGCGACTCTGCCATCTCCAGCGCCAATACATCTCATTCTAGCGGGTCGTTTGCTTCGGCCTACTCTTATGGCTCTCGTGGCTCGCTCGGGTCGGGAGGGTCCTCCATGCACCggggtcggaggaggagaaggagaaaggcTGCTGCGCCCGCTGCTGCTAACATGACCAACAGCACACCTCTACGACAGCCCCTAAAGACGTTCCAGTGTACTTTCTGCACCGAGACTTTCAGAACCAAGCACGACTGGCAGAGACATGAGAAGTCTCTGCATCTGTCTCTGGAGCGCTGGGTGTGCTCCCCCGATGGGCCGGTCACCTTCAACGCTGAGAGTGACCAGATGCAGTGCGTTTTCTGCGGGCATGCCAACCCCGACGAGGCTCACATCGACAGCCACAATCACTCTGCCTGTCAAGAGCGCGCACTGGCGGAGAGGACGTTCTACCGGAAGGACCACCTTCGCCAACATTTGAAGCTTGTCCATGACGCCGCCTATCGCAGCCAGAGCATGGATGGGTGGAAGGTGACGACTCCAGAGATTCGTTCAAGGTGTGGTTTCTGCGGCATCGTGATGGACACATGGTCCTTCCGTACCGACCACCTCGCCGAGCACTTCAAGCGCGGTAAATCCATGGCTGACTGGAAGGGTGATTGGGGCTTCGAAGACAAGGTGTTGGACATGGTCGAGAACTCGATTCCACCGTTCTTGATCCACGACGAGAGAAACTCGCCGGATCCTTTCGAAGCGtcccaacccccttttgCTGCCAAAAACGCGTATGAACTCATCAAGGCAGAGCTGAGGGCTTACATTGATGACCGACCACAAGGCCAGGAGGCCCCGTCTGACGGGGAGCTGCTGAGTGTGGTTCGCGCTCTGTTAGAAAAGACCAGGATTATCTCGAGGCCTTGCGTCGGTTCAACTGGGTCTTGGCTTCAAGATTTGTTGCTGGCAGCACCGTCCGACCGGCCTACCCGCCCTTCCTACAAGTCCTCTCTCCAGCAACTCAAGATCACCGGCAAGGGTGACATCTTTGAGCTGGATccgctggagctggagctcgAAGTCTATGTCAaagcccgccgcctcctAGGCCTGACAGCCATGGACAGAGAGCTGCAGTCGGAAGCAGTCAACATCATCCGCCGCATGGACGAGTCCTCTtccgacccctcctccgacatTGTCCAATTCTTCACCCGCCTCATCTACGCCTCGACTTCCTGGCTAACTTGCTTCCGAGCTCGCGCCCATCTCCCAAGATCAGAAGACGTCGTCGACGTTCCTCAACGGTCCAAAGACCCCAAGAAGATCGACGCCGGCATCCACAACCCATCCCGCCTGGAATTCGAACTGGCCGAATACGTCCGCGAGCAACGCTCCCTCTtcggggaggggtttgttCCCAGTGACGACGACCTGCAAAAACGCGCTCGTGTCATCATCTTCGAGTATGATGACGGCTGGAACCAAACAGCCGCCGACGACGCGGTTTGGCTTGCCGCCTTCAAAAACAGACATGTTTTTGGCAACGGCACCAACGACAGCAGCGCCTACGTGCCATTGGATCTCTCCCACGAGTCCATGTTCCCGAATCCATTGCAACTCCAGCTCGACGTGTCCGATCCAGCAGGGCGGACGCGCATCCCGTCCATCTCTAACTCGTCCTCTTCACGATCATGGTCAGGatcagggtcagggtcagggtcaacctcaaccccttcccccccagcAGGCTTCAGAGCCAACCTTTTGGGAGACGTAAACTGCTACCAGCGCCTCGCTCGCGAACTAAAGAAATATGTAACCAGTGCCATGTcgcccaacaaccccaactgTCACGTCCCTACAGACGAGGAActgcaacaccaagctcgtTGGATCATCTATGAAGA CGACGACCCCTGGAACACAACCTGCGCCGAAAACGCCGAATGGCTCCGCCGCTTCAAGCGCGATTCCGGGATCCTCACCGACCCTTCTCTTCCGGGCTTacccctctccaccctctcctggAACATCTCCCAAGGCGGCTCCGGTTTTGCCCCTCCATATacaatcccccctcctcctctcccctccacctcctccacctccgacATCCTCGTCCGGTTACGCGAGGGCTCCAAGCCTTTTCCcgcccaaaccaaaacagtCGACCGCTTCGTCAAAAACATCAAAGGACGCTGGGAGGAGCCAGCAAAAGTCTTTTGTTCTCGAGAGCTGGAAAAAGGACTGGCAGATTGGGTCATGGGGTTGGGGTATGTTCCCTCGGATGGGGAGATGAGCCAAAAAGCGAAAGAGGTGATGGGGACAGAaaagacggcggcggatgatgcggtgctggtgggcaAGTTTAGGGATATGATGGCTGCCAGGCTGCAGCAGTCAAATCAAACCCAGTACCATCAGGGCCTGGATCTGGGCATGATGGACATGTCGAGCACCAACACCGCAGGACTGACAAGCGGTGAGCTCGAcgatctcctccttcaggGCATGGATTTTGACTTTACCGACctcggtgggggaggtggttttgaCGGGAATCTTGTGGGGTTTGAAGGCATTGATCTTCTGATGCCCCAGAGGAGTAGTggtgggcagcagcagcagcagcagcagatgtTCTAA
- the PRS1 gene encoding ribose-phosphate pyrophosphokinase 1 (EggNog:ENOG503NVTN; COG:E; COG:F), producing MRGTLIFSGTSCPSLTKQICENLGMAPAEAELTQFSNGETSVRILTSVREKDVFVVQSGSPKINDTIMELLIMISACKGGSASKVTAVLPYFPYSRQSKKKSHRGAITARMLANLLGVAGVKHIVTVDLHASQMQGFFKCPVDNLHAEPLIARWIRHNVPDWKEAVVVSKNAGGTKRVTSLADALKLNFGMVTTDKRRGHNMTASMIMNHLDGIERQPVLDPISNQVRTTSTEPEKEATNAQSQDSRVVADGQGSPRPAANGTCARSASNPKPHHTRSQTTLSQSSVIDELDEEAEGDELEFNDQRAAEVIHGRLVQGHIVPDDFVSPAESVAGTEIPDEDPMVMSHASSFFAPQSHALGGSGDAEASSDEEEEILKPKVEHMITLVGDVKGRSVFIVDDMIDKPGSWIAAAETVRKRGKAEKVYCIATHGVFGGDCLEQMQACDCIDTIVVTNSYPIPEEKARKASKLVVLDLSFLLAEAIRRNHYGESMSPLFQHVLDS from the exons ATGCGAGGCACTCTCATTTTCTCGGGCACCAGCTGCCCATCCCTCACAAAGCAAATATGTGAGAATCTCGGCATGGCTCcggccgaggccgagctcACCCAATTCTCCAACGGCGAGACGAGCGTCCGCATCCTCACCAGCGTGCGCGAGAAGGACGTCTTTGTCGTGCAGTCCGGCAGCCCCAAGATCAACGACACCATCATGGAGCTGCTCATCATGATCTCGGCCTGCAAGGGAGGCTCGGCGAGCAAAGTCACTG CTGTCCTGCCATACTTCCCATACAGTCGCcagtccaagaagaagtcgcATAGAGGAGCGATTACTGCGCGGATGTTGGCCAACCTCCTTGGGGTTGCGGGTGTTAAGCACATTGTAACGGTCGATCTGCACGCGTCACAAATGCAGGGCTTCTTCAAGTGCCCGGTGGACAACCTTCACGCTGAGCCGCTGATTGCTCGCTGGATCAGACACAATGTGCCAGACtggaaggaggcggtggtggtgtccaAGAACGCCGGCGGCACCAAGCGTGTCACGTCTCTTGCCGACGCACTCAAGCTGAACTTTGGCATGGTCACTACGGACAAAAGACGAGGCCACAACATGACGGCGAGCATGATCATGAACCACCTCGACGGCATTGAGCGACAGCCAGTGCTGGACCCCATCAGTAACCAGGTGCGTACCACCTCGACCGAGCCCGAAAAGGAAGCAACAAACGCACAATCCCAAGACTCGCGCGTTGTGGCAGACGGCCAGGGATCACCTCGCCCTGCTGCTAACGGCACATGTGCCCGCTCTGCGAGCAACCCCAAGCCCCACCACACCAGGTCTCAAACCACGCTATCACAGTCGTCGGTCATTGATGagctcgacgaggaggcggaagGTGACGAGCTCGAGTTTAACGATCAGAGAGCAGCAGAGGTCATTCATGGTCGCTTGGTTCAAGGCCATATCGTGCCGGATGATTTTGTATCACCGGCAGAAAGTGTGGCAGGGACAGAGATTCCAGACGAAGATCCCATGGTTATGTCCCATGCGTCTTCGTTTTTTGCGCCCCAGTCGCATGCCCTGGGTGGCTCCGGTGATGCGGAAGCCAGTtcagatgaagaggaggagattctCAAACCAAAAGTTGAACACATGATCACGTTGGTGGGCGATGTGAAGGGCCGTTCGGTCTTCATCGTGGACGATATGATCGACAAGCCCGGCTCGTGGATTGCTGCGGCCGAGACGGTACGGAAGCGTggcaaggccgagaaggtgTACTGCATTGCAACACATGGTGTCTTTGGAGGCGATTGCCTTGAGCAGATGCAGGCTTGTGATTGCATCGACACCATCGTGGTGACCAACAGCTATCCGATACCCGAAGAGAAGGCGCGCAAGGCCAGCAAGCTGGTGGTTCTCGATCTGTCGTTCCTCCTGGCTGAGGCGATTCGCAGAAACCACTACGGCGAGTCGATGTCGCCACTGTTCCAGCATGTCTTGGACTCATAA
- a CDS encoding hypothetical protein (COG:S; EggNog:ENOG503Q404) yields the protein MNLTLFQVFLLLRNMGIPHLKRNLEPYAERGAIAPCNVVVDGPALAYHVLSLASRTTIKISPFEQPSYELLGRTAIQWLEKMEECGLTIAHIYFDGYLPTSKRPERMQRLIRSTKELFKYHSTTVTGVSRERSRRKGEKKVELFPASIGGETRSKPPPPAFLVPAVLDALRGSKYGPITEVMGGEADGYCAVHVRKSGGLVLTSDSDLLVHDLGENGGVIFFTDIDLDSENIKLVAPQFRHAEICRKLSIKPDVGFSYMAFEISADPHLTLEQAAERSRRGEAVMYSREEYDSFIKTYLLPETAPKTVAICGLQLDPRISELVLRYLQITTTASKEKGASLEIFLPFLLDCPSRTSAWEVSKPIRKLAYSLLQSGQKTSLKTVSEMRRLQTLSSGSQVDILPSSKVEEECNHLLSNIGKIKAHITDPELLWVVLSIYLDIDRTVERAKGYPLSLEILTQEARGKLNEYSWDVLQVFAQVQATFYSLRMLEQILNLQERKGNAVDGITALSDLPSLDKFLSLADFTETLQRLREAGGLECLIDLCSDMKDMIPHIEAIGKPPKSNKDRKRKAQPGVVEGHQVRARPSNPFELLNSRDD from the exons ATGAATCTGACGCTATTCCAGgtattcctcctcctgagaAATATGGGCATACCTCATCTCAAAAGGAACCTGGAGCCCTATGCAGAGCGGGGTGCCATTGCGCCGTGCAATGTTGTTGTCGACGGCCCTGCCCTGGCCTATCATGTCCTCAGTCTGGCGTCGAGGACAACCATAAAGATCTCGCCCTTTGAGCAGCCCTCATATGAGTTGTTGGGGCGAACAGCGATACAATGGCTCGAGAAAATGGAGGAGTGTGGATTGACCAT TGCGCACATCTATTTTGACGGCTATCTCCCCACCTCAAAGCGACCTGAACGTATGCAAAGACTTATCAGGTCGACCAAGGAACTCTTCAAGTACCATTCGACCACGGTGACAGGAGTATCAAGAGAACGTTCTCGTCGCAAGGGTGAGAAGAAGGTCGAATTGTTTCCTGCCTCTATCGGGGGAGAAACGAGATCtaaaccacctccacctgccTTTCTTGTACCTGCCGTCTTGGATGCGTTGCGTGGCTCAAAGTATGGCCCAATAAcggaggtgatgggtggAGAGGCAGATGGGTACTGTGCTGTTCACGTTCGAAAGTCGGGAGGGTTGGTCTTGACTTCAGATTCAGATCTCTTGGTCCACGATCTTGGTGAGAATGGAGGTGTGATATTCTTTACAGACATCGACCTCGACTCAGAAAACATCAAGCTCGTCGCTCCTCAGTTTCGACATGCAGAAATCTGCCGCAAACTGTCCATCAAGCCCGACGTGGGCTTCTCCTACATGGCATTCGAGATCTCGGCAGACCCCCACCTCACACTTGAACAGGCCGCTGAAAGATCAaggagaggagaagctgTGATGTACAGCCGGGAAGAGTACGATTCGTTCATCAAGACGTACCTGTTGCCCGAGACGGCACCAAAAACAGTCGCTATTTGTGGATTGCAGCTCGACCCAAGAATATCTGAGCTGGTTCTCCGTTATTTGCAGATAACTACAACAGCCTCAAAGGAGAAGGGTGCATCCCTCGAGATTTTTCTACCGTTTCTTCTCGACTGCCCATCCCGAACAAGTGCCTGGGAGGTGAGCAAACCTATCAGGAAGCTGGCCTATTCTCTTCTACAGTCGGGCCAGAAAACCTCTCTCAAGACAGTTTCCGAGATGAGGAGGCTTCAAACACTGTCTTCGGGATCACAGGTCGATATTCTACCATCATccaaggtggaagaagaatgCAATCAtctcctcagcaacatcGGCAAGATAAAGGCACACATCACCGACCCCGAGCTACTTTGGGTAGTACTGTCTATCTACCTAGACATTGACAGGACAGTAGAACGAGCCAAGGGCTACCCCTTAAGTCTCGAAATCCTGACCCAGGAAGCGAGAGGCAAGCTGAACGAGTACTCCTGGGATGTTCTCCAAGTCTTCGCACAGGTACAAGCAACGTTTTACTCTCTCCGAATGCTTGAGCAGAttctcaacctccaagaGAGGAAAGGAAACGCAGTGGATGGTATTACCGCCCTGTCAGATCTCCCATCTCTCGACAAGTTCCTATCACTTGCAGATTTTACGGAGACGCTTCAACGTCTGAGAGAGGCCGGCGGACTCGAGTGCCTTATTGACCTCTGCTCAGACATGAAGGATATGATCCCACATATTGAAGCCATCGGGAAACCACCAAAGAGCAATAaggacagaaaaagaaaggcgCAGCcaggggttgtggagggccACCAAGTTAGAGCACGGCCGAGCAACCCGTTTGAGTTGCTGAACAGTCGAGATGACTGA